In Geminocystis sp. NIES-3709, a single genomic region encodes these proteins:
- the thiL gene encoding thiamine-phosphate kinase codes for MLKVKDIGEHQLLAIINQYCDQAKNGDDGAILDISTHKKLVVTTDILVENVHFSDRTTPPHSIGYRAVAANLSDIAAMGGTPKAITVGLSLKKDTEISWIEAVYQGMKQCLTHFNCTIVGGDITSSVVNTIAITALGEVHESEAIYRHTAQAGDLIVITGSHGLARAGLEMLLYPEKYSHVSSKTKEKVILAHQYPQPRLDVIKTLANCKPYGKITGMDSSDGLADAIIQICNKSKMGAIVNLRKIPIDSGILAMTDFDTALHWTLYGGEDFELILCVDSDIAYKLKQQLSQECQIIGEITTPCEIQLVDEQNVYSKLLLNQKNTYQHF; via the coding sequence ATGTTAAAGGTAAAAGATATAGGAGAACATCAATTATTAGCTATCATAAATCAATATTGTGATCAAGCTAAAAATGGAGATGATGGAGCAATTCTTGATATTAGTACCCATAAAAAATTAGTAGTTACTACAGATATTTTAGTGGAAAATGTTCATTTTAGTGATCGAACAACTCCTCCTCATTCCATTGGTTATCGTGCAGTCGCCGCAAACCTTTCAGATATAGCCGCTATGGGGGGGACTCCCAAAGCCATTACCGTTGGCTTATCTCTAAAAAAAGACACAGAAATATCTTGGATAGAAGCAGTTTATCAGGGTATGAAACAATGTTTAACACATTTTAACTGTACAATTGTAGGTGGAGATATAACAAGTTCTGTCGTCAATACCATTGCCATCACTGCTTTAGGAGAAGTCCATGAGAGTGAAGCTATCTATCGTCATACAGCCCAAGCGGGAGACTTAATTGTAATAACAGGTAGTCATGGATTAGCAAGAGCAGGACTAGAAATGTTACTCTATCCCGAAAAATATAGTCATGTGAGCAGTAAAACGAAAGAAAAGGTAATTTTGGCACACCAATACCCTCAACCCCGTTTAGATGTCATTAAAACCTTAGCTAATTGTAAACCTTATGGAAAAATTACAGGGATGGATAGTAGTGATGGTTTAGCCGATGCTATTATTCAAATATGTAACAAAAGTAAGATGGGTGCCATCGTCAACTTAAGAAAAATACCGATAGACTCAGGAATTCTAGCGATGACTGACTTTGACACTGCTTTACATTGGACATTATATGGGGGAGAAGATTTTGAGTTAATTTTATGTGTTGATTCAGACATAGCTTATAAGTTAAAACAACAATTGTCTCAAGAATGTCAGATTATAGGAGAAATAACAACCCCATGTGAGATACAATTAGTAGATGAGCAAAATGTTTATTCAAAACTTTTATTAAACCAAAAGAATACATATCAGCATTTTTAG
- a CDS encoding PleD family two-component system response regulator — MIKILVVDDNHTPREVICEALKQFNIQVKEAVNGVEATKIMEQEQFSLVITDVVMPEMNGYELCRWIKTNPTTEKVPVIICSTKGEDFDIHWATRQGADAYIIKPFKTMELLKTIKYLLKHNG, encoded by the coding sequence ATGATTAAAATTTTAGTTGTTGATGATAATCATACTCCCAGAGAAGTGATCTGCGAAGCACTAAAGCAGTTTAATATTCAGGTAAAAGAGGCTGTGAATGGGGTAGAAGCGACCAAAATTATGGAACAAGAGCAATTTAGCTTAGTAATTACAGATGTAGTTATGCCAGAAATGAATGGTTATGAATTATGTCGTTGGATAAAAACAAATCCTACCACAGAGAAAGTTCCCGTAATCATTTGTTCCACAAAAGGAGAAGACTTTGACATTCACTGGGCTACAAGACAAGGGGCTGATGCCTATATCATTAAACCTTTTAAAACAATGGAATTACTTAAAACCATTAAATATCTACTGAAACACAATGGATAG
- a CDS encoding 4'-phosphopantetheinyl transferase superfamily protein gives MWENPPQKLILNNNDVHIWLLDINEFLSENIVSYFDILSSDEQEKFNTFSRKLQGHRFLINRAYLRIILAQYLQISPQEILFNYSQKGKPSLNIKTNPEKIYFNVSHKYNYTIYAIARKNLGIDLEKIDPQVNIQKIAQRFFCLEEYECLKQLNSQDKAKYFFTLWTIKEAYLKSIGEGLSGGLNSIYINLLQQKLNYQLINYQEKKKLIAILKHGIYLKTI, from the coding sequence ATGTGGGAAAACCCGCCTCAAAAATTAATCTTAAATAATAATGATGTTCATATTTGGTTATTAGATATTAATGAATTTTTATCAGAAAATATTGTTAGTTATTTTGATATTTTGTCATCTGATGAACAAGAGAAATTTAATACTTTTAGTCGTAAATTACAAGGACATCGATTTTTAATTAATAGAGCATATTTAAGGATAATTTTAGCTCAATATTTACAAATAAGTCCTCAAGAAATATTGTTTAACTATAGTCAAAAAGGAAAACCAAGTCTCAATATAAAAACTAATCCTGAGAAAATTTATTTTAATGTTTCTCATAAATATAATTATACCATATATGCGATCGCTAGGAAAAATTTAGGAATTGACTTAGAAAAAATTGATCCTCAAGTCAATATACAAAAAATAGCTCAAAGGTTTTTTTGTCTTGAAGAATATGAATGTTTAAAACAATTAAATAGTCAGGATAAAGCTAAATATTTTTTTACATTATGGACTATTAAAGAAGCCTATTTAAAATCGATCGGAGAAGGTTTATCAGGAGGATTAAACAGCATATATATAAACTTATTACAACAAAAATTAAATTATCAATTAATTAATTATCAAGAAAAAAAAAAATTAATTGCTATACTAAAACATGGAATTTATTTGAAGACTATATAA